In the genome of Triticum urartu cultivar G1812 chromosome 5, Tu2.1, whole genome shotgun sequence, one region contains:
- the LOC125511427 gene encoding serine/threonine-protein kinase ATG1a-like isoform X3: MEEERAAPPRVVGEYELGEMVGKGTFAEVFRAVHAPTGARVAVKEIDRRRVDDHVRRGILQEMSILGSLSHPNILRLINTIETGEKLFLVLEYCDGGDLEAYRQTHGGPRNRLPEATARDFARQLAEGLKVLRGQRIVHRDLKPQNLLLSADGDAITLKIGDFGFARSLMHENLAATFCGSPYYMAPEIWRGDKYDAKADLWSVGVILFQLVTGELPFLGENRVELREKVLSSSGLSFPPDIEADLHPEFIDLCRRLICLDPAERMPFEEFFNHNFLATARNSEIVDESHHALDLRDTCQTVSSAVVKVKSESVDSKVFDSWEWIEREYVLVQANTTSMELLSSLEKPMKDVTGARPRCDDISTISGPVQSQNRDSLYRLKSHGCTPLSASRESTTMENLRGRPLDCYTRLHLLNQYIVILTELAQEKLFKGLDLEALSLELVILAIWKEALNACSLLPDALDDGSFSTFAHENYFPKSDQRLSPNVAHGLDFTRPASVRYWVESGFIKAYDRAEKISHRLRENNDNTEMPDAMEIIFQTALVYGKSGAAPLHTPGHS; encoded by the exons atggaggaggagagggcggcGCCGCCGCGGGTGGTGGGGGAGTACGAGCTCGGGGAGATGGTGGGGAAGGGGACGTTCGCGGAGGTGTTCCGCGCCGTGCACGCCCCCACCGGCGCGCGCGTCGCCGTCAAGGAGATCGACCGCCGCCGCGTCGACGACCACGTCCGCCGCGGCATCCTCCAGGAGATGAGCATCCTCGGCAGCCTCTCCCACCCCAACATCCTGCGCCTCATCAACACCATCGAG ACGGGGGAGAAGCTGTTCCTGGTGCTGGAGTACTGCGACGGGGGCGACCTCGAGGCCTACAGGCAAACGCACGGCGGGCCGCGCAACCGGCTGCCGGAGGCCACCGCCAGGGACTTCGCCCGGCAGCTCG CCGAGGGGCTCAAGGTGCTGAGGGGCCAGAGGATCGTGCACCGAGACCTCAAACCCCAG AACCTTCTGCTATCAGCCGACGGGGACGCCATTACATTGAAAATTGGCGATTTTGGGTTTGCCAG ATCTCTGATGCATGAAAATTTGGCTGCCACTTTTTGTGGCTCTCCATATTATATGGCCCCAGAAATCTGGCGAGGGGATAAATATGATGCAAAG GCAGATTTATGGAGTGTTGGAGTCATTCTTTTCCAGCTAGTAACAGGGGAGCTACCATTTCTTGGGGAGAATAGAGTGGAG CTGCGCGAAAAAGTATTGTCATCTAGTGGCCTCAGTTTCCCTCCAGATATAGAGGCTGATTTACATCCTGAGTTTATTGACCTGTGCAGAAGACTCATATGCCTTGATCCAG CGGAGAGAATGCCTTTTGAGGAATTCTTTAATCACAACTTTTTGGCAACAGCAAG GAACAGTGAAATCGTGGATGAATCCCATCATGCTCTTGATTTAAGGGATACATGCCAGACTGTCTCTTCTGCTGTCGTCAAAGTAAAGTCTGAAAGTGTAGATTCAAAAG TATTTGATTCATGGGAGTGGATTGAACGAGAATATGTACTAGTTCAGGCGAACACTACTTCCATGGAGTTGCTGTCTTCACTTGAGAAACCAATGAAGGATGTTACAGGTGCAAGACCCCGCTGTGATGATATATCCACTATCAGTGGGCCTGTTCAGAGTCAAAACAGAGACTCACTCTATAGATTGAAATCCCATGGATGTACTCCACTGTCCGCTTCCCGTGAGTCAACTACTATGGAAAATCTGCGAGGGAGGCCACTTGATTGTTATACAAGGCTTCACCTACTGAATCAGTATATTGTCATTCTCACAGAACTTGCTCAGGAGAAG CTTTTTAAAGGGCTGGACCTGGAGGCACTATCACTTGAACTTGTGATACTTGCTATCTGGAAAGAGGCGCTTAATGCATGTAGCTTATTGCCGGATGCTTTAGATGATGGAAGTTTTTCGACATTTGCACACGAGAATTACTTTCCTAAGAGTGATCAGCGTCTATCCCCGAATGTAGCGCATGGATTGGATTTCACTAGACCGGCTTCTGTTCGTTACTGGGTTGAAAGTGGGTTCATCAAGGCATATGACCGTGCCGAGAAGATATCACATAGGTTGCGGGAGAACAATG ATAACACTGAGATGCCAGACGCAATGGAGATCATATTCCAAACTGCTTTAGTATATGGGAAAAGTGGCGCT GCTCCTTTACACACTCCGGGTCACTCCTGA